One part of the Mariniblastus fucicola genome encodes these proteins:
- a CDS encoding DUF4159 domain-containing protein has translation MRWNSVFAILLFALCFGFAALAFQMQSDPSQPGRSGISEKTATASSLTYEASTTNDTADSADDQLAAKPSPQDFQRGSRRWGGRRRRDPNDRGGVPLWKNEAADPGDVFTFVRIQYNSYRGRYRWNTDYPDADLNLSYRLQQLTSIKTDPNGKILRLTDEDLFKYPFIYIIEPGGMALSEDEVVALRSYLERGGFLMVDDFWGEAEWDNFAGELKRVFPNRPIEDIPLEHEIFNIVYKLKKKPLIPSVHAYQSGNWTERWDAQEPHYRCVKDDSGRLMTVICHNTDLGDGWEQEGTDSGYFEAYSEPYAYPLGINIVTYAMTH, from the coding sequence ATGAGATGGAATTCTGTTTTCGCAATTTTGTTGTTCGCGTTGTGCTTTGGTTTCGCTGCCCTGGCATTCCAAATGCAATCTGATCCCAGCCAACCTGGGCGATCCGGAATCAGCGAAAAAACTGCGACGGCATCTTCGCTCACGTACGAAGCCAGCACCACAAACGACACAGCGGATTCAGCTGACGATCAGCTTGCCGCCAAGCCGTCCCCCCAGGACTTTCAGCGCGGTTCACGACGCTGGGGCGGGCGCCGACGAAGAGACCCCAACGACCGCGGTGGCGTTCCGCTTTGGAAAAATGAAGCCGCCGATCCTGGCGACGTGTTCACTTTCGTTCGAATTCAATACAACTCCTATCGAGGCCGCTACCGGTGGAACACGGACTATCCGGACGCTGACTTGAACCTCTCCTACCGACTGCAACAACTGACTTCGATCAAGACCGATCCAAACGGAAAGATTCTGCGGCTTACTGATGAAGACCTGTTCAAGTATCCGTTCATCTACATTATCGAGCCCGGCGGCATGGCGTTGTCGGAAGACGAAGTCGTTGCCCTGCGCAGCTACCTCGAGCGCGGCGGCTTTTTGATGGTGGACGATTTTTGGGGGGAAGCTGAGTGGGATAATTTCGCTGGCGAACTCAAACGCGTTTTCCCCAACCGGCCAATCGAAGACATTCCGCTGGAACACGAAATCTTCAACATCGTCTACAAGCTGAAAAAGAAACCGCTCATCCCCAGCGTGCATGCTTACCAAAGTGGAAACTGGACGGAGCGTTGGGACGCTCAGGAGCCGCACTACCGTTGCGTCAAAGACGACAGCGGACGACTGATGACGGTCATTTGCCACAACACGGACCTTGGCGATGGCTGGGAGCAGGAAGGAACGGACTCGGGTTATTTCGAAGCTTACTCGGAACCCTACGCGTATCCTTTGGGAATCAATATCGTGACGTATGCGATGACGCACTAG
- a CDS encoding AAA family ATPase — translation MTNSETFEADRQAVELIREGRDRIHAELDKVIVGQKEVINQLLISLFAGGNCLLTGAPGLAKTLLVRSIAEIFDLQFNRIQFTPDLMPADITGTEILEDTLEGRKLQFVHGPIFANVILADEINRTPPKTQAALLEAMQEHQVTAAGKRYKLPEPFFVLATQNPIEMEGTYPLPEAQLDRFMFNVHMDYLPIADEVEVVQRTTSSGGEKIGKLFTAEDVLKFHSTVRKVPVAKELVQYAVELVDASRPNRESTPGFVNDWVNWGAGIRGAQNLVLGAKARALFEGRSHVNLDDIQSLVLPTLRHRILPGYRAQAENISVEMIIDRIVESVSRPNV, via the coding sequence GTGACAAACTCTGAAACCTTTGAAGCTGACCGGCAAGCCGTCGAACTGATTCGCGAAGGCCGCGACAGGATTCATGCGGAACTCGACAAAGTCATCGTGGGGCAAAAGGAAGTCATCAATCAGCTGCTGATCAGCCTCTTCGCTGGCGGCAACTGCTTGCTGACCGGAGCCCCTGGCCTGGCGAAAACGTTGCTGGTCCGTAGCATCGCCGAGATCTTTGACCTTCAGTTCAACCGTATCCAGTTCACGCCTGACTTGATGCCGGCGGACATTACCGGAACCGAGATCCTCGAAGACACCCTCGAAGGCCGCAAGCTGCAGTTCGTGCACGGTCCGATCTTTGCCAACGTCATTTTGGCCGACGAGATCAACCGTACTCCTCCCAAAACGCAGGCCGCGTTGCTGGAAGCGATGCAGGAACATCAAGTCACCGCTGCGGGGAAACGATACAAACTTCCCGAACCGTTCTTTGTTCTTGCGACGCAGAATCCAATCGAGATGGAAGGCACCTATCCGCTGCCGGAAGCTCAGCTGGACCGTTTCATGTTCAACGTGCATATGGACTATTTGCCGATCGCGGACGAAGTCGAAGTCGTGCAGCGCACCACGTCGTCTGGCGGAGAAAAAATCGGCAAGCTGTTTACCGCCGAAGACGTGCTCAAATTCCACAGCACCGTTCGAAAGGTTCCTGTGGCCAAGGAACTGGTTCAGTACGCGGTCGAGTTGGTTGACGCCAGTCGTCCGAACCGCGAGTCCACACCTGGATTCGTGAACGATTGGGTGAACTGGGGAGCAGGGATTCGCGGTGCTCAAAATCTGGTGCTGGGCGCGAAAGCCAGAGCCCTGTTTGAAGGCCGATCACACGTGAACCTGGACGATATCCAATCGCTGGTTCTGCCAACGCTTCGTCATCGCATTTTGCCGGGATATCGTGCTCAGGCAGAGAACATCTCGGTGGAGATGATCATCGACCGGATCGTGGAAAGCGTCAGCCGACCTAATGTTTAA
- a CDS encoding DUF58 domain-containing protein, with protein MSNSITNPKPQSSSASSKAGSPRDSYVDTAAIMKLKNLELRARLIVEGFMSGLHRSPYHGFSVEFTDYREYSPGDDLRHLDWKLLARRDRKYIKRFEDETNLRCHLLVDLSRSMSFGSGDVEKSEYAKTLAASLAYFLFRQRDAVGLVTFDEAIDEVLPARFRPGHLRHLLGALERSTGGSSTDIGRPLEQVAATIQKRGLIVLVSDFLVPIESIRKPLSYLRAIGHDIVLLRVLDPAEVEFSFSQASMFVDLETGREIYVDPGAVAKDYQKRFNDHRSELKTFCDGNGIDFFEALTSDPVQTSLFNFLQARAQQAQRGQLTAANPNQRGGGGSQ; from the coding sequence ATGAGCAACTCAATCACGAATCCGAAACCGCAATCGAGCAGCGCCAGTTCAAAGGCCGGCTCGCCGCGCGATTCGTACGTTGACACCGCGGCGATTATGAAGCTGAAGAATCTTGAGCTCCGCGCCCGTTTGATCGTGGAAGGTTTTATGTCAGGCCTTCATCGCAGCCCCTACCACGGTTTCTCGGTGGAGTTCACTGACTATCGCGAGTACTCGCCTGGCGATGACCTGCGACATCTCGACTGGAAGTTACTCGCTCGACGAGACCGAAAGTACATCAAGCGGTTCGAAGATGAAACGAATTTGCGATGTCATTTGCTGGTCGACCTGAGCCGTTCGATGAGCTTCGGCTCCGGCGACGTTGAGAAATCCGAGTACGCAAAAACCTTGGCGGCATCGCTGGCGTACTTTCTTTTTCGACAACGCGACGCCGTGGGACTGGTTACTTTCGACGAAGCCATCGATGAGGTTTTGCCCGCACGATTTCGACCGGGACATCTGCGACATCTGCTCGGGGCTCTTGAACGATCGACAGGCGGAAGCAGCACCGACATTGGACGCCCGCTGGAACAGGTCGCCGCGACGATTCAGAAACGCGGGCTGATCGTGCTGGTGTCTGACTTTCTCGTTCCAATCGAATCAATCAGGAAGCCGTTGAGTTATTTGCGAGCGATCGGCCACGACATTGTCTTGCTGCGGGTACTCGATCCGGCAGAAGTGGAATTCTCGTTTAGCCAGGCGTCGATGTTTGTGGATTTGGAAACCGGTCGCGAGATTTATGTCGACCCCGGAGCGGTGGCCAAGGACTACCAAAAACGGTTCAACGATCATCGCTCGGAACTGAAAACGTTTTGCGACGGGAACGGAATTGATTTCTTCGAAGCACTGACTTCCGATCCGGTGCAAACTTCGTTGTTCAACTTCCTTCAAGCCCGTGCCCAACAGGCGCAACGCGGTCAACTGACTGCTGCGAATCCAAATCAACGTGGCGGAGGAGGCTCACAATGA